One genomic window of Aptenodytes patagonicus chromosome 3, bAptPat1.pri.cur, whole genome shotgun sequence includes the following:
- the POLR1B gene encoding DNA-directed RNA polymerase I subunit RPA2, whose translation MPQGTIKQPLGYIPIMVKSKLCNLYNLSPQELTQHHEEEEEMGGYFIINGLEKVVRMLIMPRRNFPLAMTRHKWKNRGPGFTEYGVVMHCVKDEHTAINMNLHYLENGCVMVNFIFQKELFFLPLGFALKALVNFPDYQIFEELVKEKEGDTFYVNCITEMMRAVVDAGCFTQQNVLEYLGKSFRIKLNLPEWYSNEQAADFILNNCICIHLTNRTEKFYLLCMMTRKLYAFAKGECMEDNPDSLMNQEVLTPGQLFLMFLKERLESWLQSVKFVLEKRTEKADTTINADSLVKAFSLATDFTKPFEYLLATGNLRSKTGLGMLQDSGLCVVGDKLNFIRYLSHFRCIHRGAAFSQMRTTTVRKLLPESWGFLCPVDTPDGEPCGLMNHMTAVCEIVTEMVPVTDIPPLLCSLGVTPIDATPSKPYAECYRVVLDGSVVGWVEWELAPEIAQTLRRFKITQEKRFPARAEVVLIPMTGKPSLYPGLFIFTTPCRMVRPVRNLFYGRNEWIGTLEQIFMNVASLESEVVPGMTTHQELFPHSILSVVANLIPFSDHNQSPRNMYQCQMGKQTMGFPVYNYKDRSDNKLYHLHTPQSPLVRPSMYDYYGMDSYPIGTNSIVAVISYSGYDMEDAMIVNKSSWQRGFAYGSVIKMESIDLSLKASRAGDNLVFGIRPGDPNVTEKLDADGLPFVGSILQPGDPFYSFMNLNTGETFTVYYPNKEVGIVDNVRLCSNDRGTGKFKKACITVRVPRNPTVGDKFASRHGQKGILSQLWPVEDMPFTENGMVPDILFNPHGFPSRMTIGMLIETMAGKSAALHGVSYDATPFTFTEKNSALKYFGETLVSAGYNFFGTEKMYSGISGLELEAEIFVGVVYYQRLRHMVSDKFQVRTTGPRDAVTNQPVKGRNVEGGIRFGEMERDALLAHGTSFLLQDRLFNCSDGSIAYVCMSCGSMTSPVLEKPPHSSSVTSNRRYSCSVCSEVDTIEVVPVPHVFRYFVAELAAMNIKTKLNVE comes from the exons ATGCCACAAGGGACTATTAAACAGCCCCTGGGGTATATTCCAATCATGGTGAAGTCCAAGTTGTGCAACCTCTATAATCTTTCTCCACAAGAGCTCACACAGCACcatgaggaggaagag gAAATGGGAGGCTACTTTATAATTAATGGCTTAGAAAAAGTTGTTAGGATGCTGATTATGCCCAGGCGAAATTTCCCTCTTGCAATGACAAGACACAAATGGAAGAACAGAGGCCCTGGTTTCACAGAGTATG GAGTAGTGATGCACTGTGTTAAGGATGAGCACACTGCAATAAATATGAACCTTCACTACTTGGAAAATGGTTGTGTCATggtgaatttcatttttcagaaagagtTGTTCTTCCTTCCCTTGGGATTTGCTCTGAAG GCATTAGTTAATTTCCCAGACTACCAGATTTTTGAAGAGTTGGtcaaagaaaaggaaggtgaCACCTTCTATGTGAACTGCATTACTGAGATGATGAGAGCGGTAGTGGATGCAGGCTGTTTTACACAGCAAAACGTCCTCGAATACCTGGGAAAGAGCTTCAGAATAAAACTTAACCTTCCTGAGTGGTACAGCAATGAACAGGCTGCAGATTTCATTTTgaa caATTGTATCTGCATACACCTGACAAACAGAACTGAAAAGTTCTACCTGCTCTGTATGATGACCCGGAAGCTGTATGCTTTTGCCAAAGGGGAGTGCATGGAGGATAATCCAGACAGTCTGATGAATCAAGAAGTGCTTACCCCAGGACAGCTTTTCCTTATGTTCTTAAAG GAGAGGCTTGAAAGCTGGTTGCAGTCTGTTAAGTTCGTTttggagaaaagaacagaaaaggcagATACCACCATAAATGCAGACAGCTTGGTGAAGGCATTCAGCCTGGCAACAGACTTTACCAAGCCATTTGAGTATCTTCTTGCAACTGGTAACCTGCGATCTAAAACCG gcctgggcATGTTACAGGACAGCGGTCTGTGTGTGGTGGGAGACAAGCTGAATTTCATTCGCTACCTTTCCCACTTCCGCTGCATACACAGAGGGGCAGCATTTTCCCAGATGAGAACTACAACTGTCCGCAAGCTGCTGCCTGAATCCTGGGGCTTCCTGTGCCCTGTGGACACCCCAGATGGAGAACCCTGCGGTCTGATGAACCACATGACAGCTGTGTGTGAAATAGTGACAGAGATGGTGCCCGTGACAGACATTCCACCTTTGTTATGTTCCCTAG GTGTCACCCCCATTGATGCGACTCCAAGCAAGCCTTACGCGGAGTGTTACAGGGTTGTGTTGGACGGCTCTGTGGTGGGCTGGGTAGAGTGGGAGCTGGCTCCTGAGATTGCACAAACCCTCCGCCGTTTCAAG ATAACACAAGAGAAGAGATTTCCCGCACGGGCAGAAGTGGTCCTTATCCCAATGACAGGAAAACCCAGTCTGTATCCTGGGTTGTTCATTTTTACTACCCCTTGCCGGATGGTGCGGCCTGTCAGAAACCTGTTCTATGGAAGGAATGAATGGATTGGTACTCTGGAACAG ATCTTCATGAATGTGGCCTCGCTGGAGTCAGAGGTGGTGCCCGGAATGACCACTCACCAGGAGCTCTTCCCTCACAGCATCCTGAGCGTGGTGGCCAACCTCATCCCCTTTTCCGACCACAACCAAAGTCCACGAAACATGTACCAGTGCCAGATGG GAAAGCAAACCATGGGGTTTCCAGTTTATAACTACAAGGACCGCTCAGATAACAAGCTGTACCACCTTCACACTCCCCAGAGCCCTCTGGTGCGGCCCAGCATGTACGACTATTACGGTATGGACAGCTATCCGATCGGCACCAATTCAATTGTGGCTGTCATCTCCTACAGCGGCTATGACATGGAAGATGCAATG attGTCAACAAATCTTCCTGGCAGAGAGGGTTTGCCTATGGAAGCGTTATCAAGATGGAGAGCATTGACCTTTCCCTTAAAGCCAGCAGGGCAGGCGATAATTTAGTATTTGGCATCAGGCCTGGTGATCCAAATGTTACAGAGAAGTTGGATGCCGACGGACTGCCTTTTGTTGGCTCTATCCTACAGCCTGGGGACCCCTTCTACAGCTTCATGAACCTCAACACAGGGGAGACCTTCACTGTGTACTATCC GAATAAGGAAGTCGGCATTGTAGACAACGTCAGGTTATGCAGTAATGACCGTGGCACTGGGAAATTCAAGAAGGCTTGCATCACTGTGAGGGTTCCCCGAAATCCAACTGTCGGAGACAAATTTGCCAGCCGTCACGGACAGAAAGGTATCCTGAGCCAGCTCTGGCCAGTTGAGGATATGCCGTTCACAGAGAACGGGATGGTTCCAGACATCCTCTTCAACCCTCACGGCTTTCCCTCCCGTATGACCATTGGGATGTTAATCGAGACCATGGCGGGGAAGTCGGCAGCGCTGCACGGCGTCTCCTACGACGCCACTCCCTTCACCTTCACGGAGAAGAACTCTGCTTTGAAATACTTCGGTGAGACTTTAGTGAGCGCAGGTTATAACTTCTTTGGGACAGAAAAGATGTACAGTGGCATCAGCGGCCTGGAGCTGGAGGCGGAGATCTTTGTGGGAGTGGTGTACTATCAGCGCCTGCGCCACATGGTCTCGGACAAGTTCCAGGTGAGGACAACGGGGCCCCGAGACGCTGTCACCAACCAGCCCGTCAAGGGGAGGAACGTGGAAGGTGGGATTCGCTTCGGCGAGATGGAGCGTGACGCTTTGCTGGCTCACGGCACGTCTTTCTTGCTGCAAGACCGCCTGTTCAACTGCTCCGATGGCTCCATAGCCTATGTCTGCATGAGCTGCGGCAGCATGACGTCTCCTGTGCTGGAGAAACCGCCACACTCCTCCTCTGTGACAAGCAACAGGAGGTACTCCTGCTCTGTCTGCAGCGAGGTGGACACGATCGAGGTTGTCCCTGTGCCCCATGTCTTCCGTTATTTTGTGGCGGAGCTGGCAGCCATGAACATAAAAACAAAGCTCAACGTGGAGTAG
- the GNMT gene encoding glycine N-methyltransferase, which translates to MVDSVYRTRSLGVAAEGLPDQYADGRAARVWQLYIGDTRGRTAEYRSWLLALLRQHRCRSVLDVACGTGVDSIMLLEEGFQVTSVDASDKMLKYALKERWERRKEEPFDRWVIEEANWLTLEKDLEKPGDGFDAVICLGNSFAHLPDFKGDQSDHKLALRNIASMVRPGGVLVIDHRNYDHILATGCAPPGKNIYYKSDLTKDITTSVLLVNNKAHMVTLDYTVQVPPTEAGAAPELSKFRLSYYPHRLEAFTALLKGAFQGKCQHSVLGDFQPYTPGQAHVPCYFIHVVKKTA; encoded by the exons ATGGTGGACAGCGTGTACCGGACGCGGTCGCTGGGGGTGGCGGCGGAGGGGCTGCCGGACCAGTACGCGGACGGGCGGGCGGCCCGCGTGTGGCAGCTGTACATCGGGGACACGCGGGGCCGCACGGCCGAGTACCGCAGCTGGCTCCTGGCGCTGCTCCGCCAGCACCGCTGCCGCTCCGTCCTCGACGTGGCCTGCGGCACCGG GGTGGACTCCATCATGCTGCTCGAGGAGGGCTTCCAGGTGACCAGCGTCGACGCCAGCGACAAGATGCTCAAGTACGCGCTGAAGGAGCGCTGGGAGCGGCGCAAGGAGGAGCCCTTCGACCGATGGG TCATCGAGGAGGCCAACTGGCTCACACTGGAGAAGGACCTGGAGAAGCCAGGGGATGGGTTTGATGCAGTCATCTGCCTGGGCAACTCCTTCGCGCACCTGCCTGACTTCAAAG GGGACCAGAGTGACCACAAGCTGGCCCTGAGGAACATCGCCAGCATGGTGCGGCCTGGGGGTGTCCTGGTCATCGACCACCGCAACTACGACCACATCCTGGCCACGGGCTGTGCGCCGCCTGGCAAGAACATCTACTACAAG AGTGACTTGACCAAGGACATCACCACCTCGGTGCTACTGGTAAACAACAAGGCACACATGGTGACCCTGGACTACACAGTGCAGGTCCCCCCCACCGaggcgggggcagccccagagcTGAG CAAGTTTCGGCTCTCGTACTACCCGCACCGGCTGGAGGCCTTCACGGCCCTGCTGAAAGGCGCCTTCCAGGGGAAGTGCCAGCACAGCGTGCTGGGAGACTTCCAGCCCTACACGCCGGGGCAGGCCCACGTCCCTTGCTACTTCATCCACGTCGTGAAGAAGACGGCCTGA
- the CNPY3 gene encoding protein canopy homolog 3, with the protein MPGDGRRSWWRQLGAEPSAAARSAAAMEVPWVLLAAALLPLLPPGRAAGPLPTLAPPLSMVVAGQRRRLVVCVVSDLAPGSGHAVWISSRNGSALQSFAYGTSREDGGTVCTVSLLPDDPPAEGDLACHVGPDRTSPAHSSSPIHITVCKYVAVELKSAFEETGKTKEVIDTKYGFLDGKGSAVKYTQSDIRLIEVTENICKRLLDYNLHKERSGSNRFAKGMSETFETLHNLVHKGVKVVMDIPYELWNETSAEVADLKKQCDVLVEEYEDVIEDWYRHHQTEDLSQFLCADHVLKGKDTSCLAEKWTGKKGDLASVGEKQSKKKSGKKKKKGQKDESEGAAGLPAVGEALEESGVQEEAPLTHSPADEL; encoded by the exons ATGCCAGGTGATGGGCGACGCAGCTGGTGGCGACAGTTGGGGGCTGAGCCCTCGGCAGCCGCACGCTCTGCGGCTGCCATGGAGgtgccctgggtgctgctggctgccgcTCTGCTCCCGCTCCTGCCCC ctggcaggGCCGCCGGGCCGCTGCCCACCCTGGCCCCACCACTGAGCATGGTGGtggccgggcagcgccggcggcTGGTGGTCTGTGTGGTGAGTGACCTGGCCCCCGGCTCTGGCCACGCCGTCTGGATCTCCAGCAGGAACGGCAGCGCCCTGCAGTCCTTTGCCTACGGGACCTCCCGGGAGGATGGCGGCACCGTCTGCACCGTCTCCCTCCTCCCTGATGACCCCCCGGCCGAGGGGGATCTCGCCTGCCACGTGGGGCCCGACAGGACCTCCCCGGCCCACAGCTCCAGCCCCATCCACATCACGG TGTGCAAGTACGTGGCGGTGGAGCTGAAATCCGCTTTTGAGGAGACCGGCAAGACCAAGGAGGTGATTGACACCAAGTATGGCTTCCTGGATGGGAAGGGCTCTGCTGTCAAGTACACGCAGTC GGACATCCGGTTAATCGAGGTGACGGAGAACATCTGCAAGCGGCTGTTGGATTACAACCTGCACAAGGAGAGGAGCGGCAGTAACAGATTCGCAAAG GGCATGTCGGAGACATTCGAGACCCTGCACAACCTGGTGCACAAGGGCGTCAAGGTAGTGATGGACATCCCCTACGAGCTGTGGAACGAGACCTCCGCTGAGGTGGCTGACCTCAAAAAGCAG TGCGACGTGCTGGTGGAGGAGTACGAAGACGTGATCGAGGACTGGTACAGGCACCACCAGACGGAGGATCTCTCCCAGTTCCTCTGCGCCGACCACGTGCTAAAAGGGAAGGACACAA gctgcctggcagagaagtgGACTGGCAAGAAGGGTGACTTGGCAAGCGTGGGGGAGAAGCAGAGCAAGAAAAAGAgcgggaagaagaagaagaagggccagaaggatgAGAGCGAGGGAGCTGCCGGCCTCCCAGCCGTGGGGGAGGCCCTGGAGGAGAGCGGGGTCCAGGAGGAGGCTCCGCTCACTCACAGCCCAGCTGATGAGCTGTAG